One Desulfonatronum thiosulfatophilum DNA window includes the following coding sequences:
- a CDS encoding type I restriction endonuclease subunit R — protein MDIPSFKEDLISQVPALELLQNLGYIYLAQEETFRARGGRLAGVLLESVLVEQLRTINVIRFKGREYPFSEGNILAAVQALKDVADNGLVQTNEKVYDLLKLGRAMQQSIDGDTKSFQLDYIDWKHPENNAYHVAEEFAVERGGSHETRRPDVVLFVNGIPFVVIECKRPDLKDAIGQAVSQQIRNQQQDQIPRLFHYAQLLLAVSKNEAKYATVGTPAKFWAVWKEELGPEETASLKQLVSIPLTEEQVDKVLVSRKWLVKTDFAGYGSLERQITEQDRALYALCRPERLLELTYRFMLFDAGEKKVARYQQYFCVNKIMERIRRLQQDGRRQGGVVWHTQGSGKSLTMVMLAEAITLEGGIDNYKIILVTDRVDLDDQIYKTFHHCGTVPVQAKTGKHLAELLRDNTARIITTVIDKFELAVSKTDVRDENPDIFVLVDESHRGQYGELHAKMKKALPNGCFIGFTGTPVMKKDKNTIERFGGLIDTYTIEQAVKDKAVVPLLYEGRHVDQKVDTESVDPWFERITGNLSREQKADLKRKFSSTDQLNKAQQKVMRIAWDVGEHFRDNWQGTPYKAQLVAQDKATALLYKKFLDDFGLVGCEVLISGPDEREGEEDVHEESTDEVKAFWKKMMAKYGSEKEYNRQVISAFKNAEQPEIIIVVDKLLTGFDAPRNTVLYLTRRLKGHSLLQAIARVNRLYDGKDFGYIIDYRGVLQNLDEALDIYGRLSEFDMAGLDDLSTALSDVRSEAQKLPQRHSDLWEVFKTVRNQQDEEAYELLLADEELRGKFYERLSAFSRTLGVALSSSAFLETTPEGKLRKYKSDLRFFMQLRTSVRKRYAEVVDFKEYEARIQKLVDQHVGTGEVEKITDLVNIFDADAFAKEVEKLDSAASKADTIAYRTKRTIHVRMQEDPAFYRRFSEMLEDAIRAFREQRLSDAEYLRNVREIAEKIKNRTGDDIPAELANHDVAKAFFGVLQDVLMRYAAEGFNPRSASTMASLAIDGIILQNRIVNWTNNTDVQNRMMSAIEDYLFDLKDQQRIDLTFEDVDRILEMVLDIARTRYA, from the coding sequence ATGGATATCCCCTCCTTCAAAGAAGACCTGATCTCGCAGGTTCCGGCTTTGGAACTGCTCCAGAATCTGGGGTACATCTACCTTGCCCAGGAAGAGACGTTCCGGGCGCGAGGCGGCCGGTTGGCCGGGGTGTTGCTGGAGAGCGTGCTGGTCGAGCAGTTGCGGACAATCAACGTCATCCGTTTCAAGGGACGCGAATACCCGTTCAGCGAGGGCAACATCCTCGCGGCGGTGCAGGCGCTCAAGGACGTGGCTGACAACGGACTGGTCCAGACCAACGAGAAGGTCTACGACCTGCTGAAGCTGGGCCGGGCCATGCAACAGTCCATTGACGGCGATACCAAGAGCTTTCAACTGGATTACATCGACTGGAAGCACCCGGAGAACAACGCCTACCACGTGGCCGAAGAGTTCGCGGTGGAGCGCGGCGGCAGTCACGAGACGCGACGGCCGGATGTCGTTTTATTTGTCAACGGCATCCCTTTCGTGGTGATCGAGTGCAAGCGGCCGGACCTGAAAGACGCCATCGGCCAGGCGGTCAGCCAGCAAATCCGCAACCAGCAGCAGGACCAGATTCCCCGCTTGTTCCACTACGCTCAGCTCCTGCTGGCGGTTTCCAAGAACGAGGCCAAGTACGCCACGGTGGGCACTCCGGCCAAGTTCTGGGCGGTATGGAAAGAAGAGCTTGGACCCGAGGAAACGGCATCGCTGAAGCAACTTGTGAGCATACCGCTCACGGAAGAACAGGTGGACAAGGTGTTGGTCTCCCGAAAGTGGCTGGTGAAGACGGACTTCGCCGGATACGGCAGCCTTGAGCGGCAGATAACCGAACAGGATAGGGCGCTGTACGCGCTGTGCCGCCCGGAACGGCTCCTGGAATTGACGTATCGATTCATGCTCTTCGATGCCGGGGAGAAAAAGGTTGCGCGGTATCAGCAGTATTTTTGCGTGAACAAGATCATGGAGCGGATTCGCCGCCTGCAGCAGGACGGCCGCCGACAAGGCGGCGTGGTCTGGCACACCCAGGGCAGTGGAAAAAGCTTGACCATGGTGATGCTTGCGGAGGCGATCACGCTGGAAGGCGGCATTGACAATTACAAGATCATCCTGGTGACCGACAGGGTGGATCTGGACGACCAGATTTACAAGACGTTCCACCATTGCGGCACGGTGCCGGTGCAGGCCAAGACCGGCAAGCATTTGGCCGAACTGCTGCGCGACAACACGGCCCGGATCATCACCACGGTGATCGACAAGTTCGAACTGGCGGTGAGCAAGACCGACGTGCGGGACGAGAATCCGGACATCTTCGTGCTGGTGGATGAAAGCCATCGCGGGCAGTACGGTGAGCTTCACGCCAAAATGAAGAAGGCCCTGCCCAACGGATGTTTCATCGGATTCACCGGTACGCCGGTGATGAAGAAGGACAAGAACACCATCGAGCGGTTCGGCGGACTGATCGACACGTACACCATTGAGCAGGCGGTCAAGGACAAGGCCGTGGTGCCGTTGCTGTACGAAGGCCGGCACGTGGACCAGAAGGTGGACACCGAATCGGTGGATCCCTGGTTCGAGCGGATCACGGGAAACCTGAGCCGGGAGCAGAAGGCGGACCTGAAAAGGAAGTTTTCCTCAACGGACCAGTTGAACAAAGCCCAGCAGAAAGTCATGCGCATCGCCTGGGATGTGGGCGAGCATTTCCGCGACAACTGGCAGGGCACGCCGTACAAGGCCCAACTGGTCGCCCAGGACAAGGCCACGGCGCTGCTTTACAAAAAGTTCCTCGACGATTTCGGCCTGGTAGGCTGCGAGGTGCTGATTTCGGGCCCGGACGAGCGCGAAGGCGAAGAGGACGTGCATGAGGAATCCACGGACGAGGTAAAGGCGTTCTGGAAAAAAATGATGGCCAAGTACGGCAGCGAAAAGGAGTACAACCGTCAGGTCATCAGTGCCTTCAAGAACGCCGAGCAGCCGGAAATCATCATCGTGGTGGACAAGTTGCTGACGGGATTTGATGCGCCGCGCAACACGGTGCTGTACCTGACGCGCCGGTTGAAGGGACACTCCCTGCTCCAGGCCATCGCCCGCGTGAACCGACTCTATGACGGCAAGGATTTCGGCTACATTATCGACTACCGCGGCGTGCTTCAGAATCTCGATGAAGCGCTGGACATCTACGGTCGACTCTCGGAGTTCGACATGGCCGGCCTGGACGATCTGAGCACCGCGTTGTCGGATGTGCGGTCCGAGGCACAAAAACTGCCGCAGCGGCATTCGGACCTTTGGGAGGTGTTCAAGACGGTCCGAAACCAGCAGGACGAGGAAGCCTACGAACTGCTGCTGGCGGACGAGGAGCTGCGCGGAAAGTTCTACGAACGGCTCAGCGCCTTCTCACGGACCCTGGGCGTCGCGCTGTCGTCGTCGGCGTTTCTCGAAACGACACCCGAAGGCAAACTGAGGAAGTACAAGAGCGATTTGCGTTTTTTCATGCAGCTGCGGACCTCGGTGCGCAAGCGATATGCCGAGGTGGTGGATTTCAAGGAGTATGAGGCCCGCATCCAGAAGCTGGTGGACCAGCACGTCGGCACCGGGGAGGTGGAGAAAATCACCGACCTGGTGAACATCTTCGACGCCGACGCCTTTGCCAAGGAAGTGGAGAAGCTGGACAGCGCGGCCTCGAAAGCCGACACCATCGCCTACCGCACCAAGCGAACCATCCATGTCCGAATGCAGGAAGATCCGGCGTTCTACCGGCGGTTCTCGGAGATGCTGGAAGACGCCATTCGGGCTTTTCGTGAGCAGCGCCTGTCGGATGCCGAGTATCTGCGGAATGTCCGGGAGATCGCCGAGAAGATCAAAAACCGCACCGGCGACGACATCCCCGCGGAGTTGGCCAACCATGACGTTGCTAAGGCGTTCTTCGGGGTACTGCAGGATGTCTTGATGCGGTACGCAGCCGAGGGGTTCAACCCTCGATCGGCCAGCACCATGGCCAGCCTGGCCATTGACGGGATCATCCTCCAAAACCGCATCGTCAACTGGACGAACAACACCGACGTGCAGAATCGGATGATGAGCGCGATCGAGGACTACCTGTTCGATCTGAAGGATCAGCAAAGGATCGACCTGACCTTCGAGGATGTCGACCGCATCCTGGAGATGGTGCTCGACATAGCCAGAACACGATATGCCTGA
- a CDS encoding MucR family transcriptional regulator: protein MDEFLKQALEIVKAQAGIRAMTEEEMTSMVVKIAASLRSVADGTPCAGPAVESATETHGDPKKAIKEKSITCMECGKTFKVLTKKHLATHDLTADEYREKHGYKKKTSLIAKSLSKARRKKMQEMELWKKKGAKPGKAN from the coding sequence ATGGATGAATTTTTAAAGCAGGCGCTGGAGATAGTGAAAGCACAGGCCGGTATCCGCGCCATGACTGAAGAAGAAATGACGTCTATGGTCGTAAAAATCGCAGCGAGTTTGCGAAGCGTTGCTGACGGCACCCCTTGCGCTGGACCCGCCGTCGAGTCAGCTACCGAAACACATGGCGATCCGAAGAAGGCAATCAAGGAAAAATCCATCACCTGCATGGAGTGTGGAAAAACCTTCAAGGTTCTGACCAAAAAGCACCTGGCAACCCATGATCTGACTGCCGACGAGTACCGTGAAAAGCACGGATACAAGAAGAAAACGTCACTTATCGCCAAATCTCTGTCCAAGGCCCGCCGGAAAAAGATGCAAGAGATGGAGCTATGGAAGAAAAAGGGAGCGAAGCCAGGCAAGGCTAATTAA
- a CDS encoding DUF3800 domain-containing protein yields the protein MDFDVYCDESRPDVFCSRKNNARHLVIGSLWLPTAARNEMKQAIHGLRDKHRVGGEFKWRKVTPSRRDFYMELIAWFMSMGDRLRFRCIAVNHEQLNLKLYHDDDQELGFYKFYYQVLHHWILDCNRYSIFCDFKKNRKADRLHVLQRCLRNSNLSSDILRVQAVRSKESVLLQLTDVLTGIASARLNNILTPNTTKHDLVCGLENRVGRQVRHTMRNEQKFNVFVINLAGGW from the coding sequence GTGGACTTTGATGTCTATTGCGATGAGAGCCGACCTGACGTTTTTTGCTCCCGAAAAAACAATGCCCGACACTTGGTTATCGGCAGCCTGTGGTTGCCCACGGCGGCGCGCAATGAAATGAAACAGGCCATCCATGGATTGCGCGACAAACATCGCGTTGGTGGAGAATTCAAGTGGCGTAAAGTCACGCCTTCCCGCCGCGATTTCTACATGGAATTGATCGCCTGGTTCATGTCCATGGGGGACCGGCTGCGATTTCGTTGCATTGCCGTAAACCATGAGCAGTTAAATCTGAAGCTGTACCACGATGACGATCAGGAGTTGGGATTCTATAAGTTCTATTATCAGGTGTTGCATCACTGGATTCTTGACTGCAACCGGTATTCGATTTTTTGTGATTTCAAGAAAAATCGCAAAGCGGACAGGCTGCATGTACTCCAGCGATGCCTGAGAAATAGCAACCTGTCTTCGGATATTCTGCGTGTGCAGGCTGTCCGCTCAAAAGAGTCCGTGTTGCTGCAATTAACGGATGTTCTGACAGGGATTGCTTCGGCACGGCTGAACAACATCCTCACGCCCAACACCACCAAGCATGACCTGGTATGCGGACTGGAGAACCGAGTGGGTCGACAGGTTCGCCATACAATGCGGAATGAGCAGAAATTCAATGTGTTCGTGATAAACTTGGCGGGAGGCTGGTGA
- a CDS encoding RecQ family ATP-dependent DNA helicase produces MTLDEYLRNGVVIDLEIHPEENRLLKIGVVDLRDRKTRHYQGRIHAGDSLAAIDSLFSNGSFLLGHNILGHDLPWLREHFPATGVLELPPLDTLHLSPLAFPRNPYHHLVKDYKLVKVAVNDPVQDCLQAERVFHDEIEAFRRLPPEQLLFYGSVLARSYPASGFGEFLSILAGRPLPDRQGNENYWNGRVAELACATAGGSVFRDLWEMPEQSCCLGYILAWLEVAGGNSVLPAWVWKNHAAIPAMLRSLRETPCTDPGCKYCRNAFDSKIQLQRYFGYDDYLPVKGEDPPLQKLVVETLIRGHDCLAVLPTGAGKSLCYQLPGLMKAEQRKTLTIIISPLQSLMKDQVDGLTRKGILNGCTINSTLTLIERAKTLESIRLGDRDLVWIAPEQLRNAGVKETLRSREVGMVIMDEAHCFSKWGHDFRPDYLALASFLKDIAPEPQSTGTPRPEPQIACFTATAKPDVRDEILRYFVEEMGRELVLFEGGHERPNLRFDVIPCTEAEKLPRIDAILNDVLPQEGPGGAIVFVATRRKAEELASGLKEMGWEVDYYHAGRTPEDRAAVQEQFLAGQLRVITATNAFGMGVDKSDVRAVIHASTPGSLENYLQEAGRAGRDRQPAMCCLLYDPEDLNTQFELCCASEVTDKDFKSLYGGLKSLAAFRQNPTLVMTSGELLASEEFAAYEFDILDANDSMRDTKVRIALSWLERGGKVRRGDNKTLTIQGRLLTQTREQALSVMAPLKLSRSERELWLGLLDILMQAGPKDSLNTDYLSERLGTQPIRILNALSAMRQVRILNHDLNMTAFVRKGIADDSETRLDRYSSLEEHLLKLMEEDEPDAKAGGTYNLPLRHVCQRLKDQGLGDATPAQLLRVMELLMDEKLLRINQLSNATYQVHLRREWREVRDAVSQRNQVTRVLLRFLLDKIPAGVKGKNLLVSFCTGEMEETLKTNLVTGLMTDLPKRCKEGLFALHHARAICLQNGLSIIRPAMTITVLDAKGRFTKADYEGLSVFYKQKIAQVHIMGRFAELGAVFDGIGAALRFVRDYFQKSSQAFLETHLKDRKGILELPVSKEQHAAILNTLNPVQTKIVQAPADRNMLVVAGPGSGKTRIIVHRIAYLLKVLRVRPGKILAVAFNRNAVVELRRRLKELLGRSAAAIRVHTYHSLAMAITGRSLVGSRGDETVFTSILREAVEHLARNRDMDSESALDWRERIMGLEHILVDEYQDIDELEYEFLSLLAGRGEADQSRRPSLLAVGDADQNIYAFKGSNVRFIHRFAAEYETEPIYMVANYRSRAPIIHAANGLIRNNRDRMDAPAVQPVRHDKADPVSILQTPSMPTMLKAALEQAHRLVAREGLSPGDVCILCRTNQEVFAITRLARRAGIEVFPVRRRKIPFPAIREVREILELLQRCGRSMCTGREVRELVEDLVAETTVRNTLWLDHLLVMARDYQEESGSVRRPLRDFCEYVWDVSRDLGRFERANAQGIGIATMHGAKGLEFPAVLLIGHPRLESNMEEARRLYYVGMTRARDRLFLCCAGRHPFVEEVRNAAPEWASMQEPVITLTPDEERETRAELWEMQLDEIHLSFPASKTGHPGTPTAIEALQTESGELMFKSGGKGFQVISNGIPVCALSAMGCRKYKTFQDRGLRVELIVHLASIHRTPSEQDQTGGWVDPERFPFWHVPLFQVIWKNEE; encoded by the coding sequence ATGACCCTTGACGAGTACCTGCGCAACGGGGTCGTTATTGACCTGGAGATCCATCCGGAAGAAAACCGGCTGCTCAAGATCGGGGTCGTTGATCTTCGGGATCGCAAAACACGGCACTACCAGGGGCGTATCCATGCCGGAGATTCCCTGGCTGCGATAGATTCCCTCTTCTCGAACGGCTCCTTTCTGCTCGGCCACAACATCCTGGGCCACGACCTCCCCTGGCTGCGGGAGCACTTTCCGGCCACTGGAGTCCTCGAGCTGCCCCCGCTGGACACCCTGCACCTCTCTCCCCTGGCTTTTCCCAGGAATCCCTATCATCACCTGGTCAAGGACTACAAACTGGTGAAGGTGGCCGTGAACGATCCGGTCCAGGACTGTTTGCAGGCCGAGCGCGTGTTTCACGACGAGATCGAGGCCTTCCGTCGGCTCCCGCCTGAGCAGCTCCTGTTTTATGGTTCGGTCTTGGCGCGATCATACCCGGCGAGCGGGTTCGGCGAATTCTTATCCATCCTGGCCGGTCGGCCCCTGCCGGACAGGCAGGGGAATGAAAACTACTGGAACGGGCGAGTGGCCGAACTGGCTTGCGCAACGGCGGGCGGGAGCGTTTTTCGGGATCTGTGGGAAATGCCCGAACAATCCTGCTGCCTGGGCTATATTCTGGCCTGGCTGGAGGTGGCCGGGGGCAACTCGGTCCTGCCGGCCTGGGTATGGAAGAACCATGCCGCGATCCCGGCCATGCTGCGTTCGCTGCGGGAAACGCCGTGCACCGACCCCGGCTGCAAGTACTGTCGTAACGCCTTTGACTCCAAGATCCAGCTGCAACGCTACTTCGGATATGACGACTACCTGCCGGTGAAGGGAGAAGACCCGCCGCTCCAGAAGCTGGTGGTGGAAACCCTGATCCGGGGCCATGACTGCCTGGCCGTTCTGCCCACCGGGGCAGGGAAATCACTCTGTTACCAGCTGCCCGGCCTGATGAAGGCCGAACAGCGCAAAACCCTGACAATCATCATTTCCCCGCTCCAATCCCTGATGAAGGACCAGGTGGACGGCCTGACGCGCAAGGGCATCCTCAACGGATGCACCATCAATTCGACGCTCACGCTCATCGAACGGGCTAAAACCCTGGAATCCATCCGTCTCGGAGACCGGGACCTGGTCTGGATCGCTCCGGAGCAGCTGCGCAACGCCGGCGTGAAAGAAACGCTCAGGTCCCGGGAAGTCGGCATGGTGATCATGGACGAGGCTCACTGCTTCTCCAAATGGGGTCACGATTTCCGGCCCGATTATCTGGCCCTGGCCTCGTTCCTCAAGGACATTGCTCCGGAACCTCAATCCACGGGCACTCCCCGCCCGGAACCCCAGATCGCCTGCTTCACGGCCACGGCCAAGCCGGATGTCCGGGACGAGATTCTGCGCTACTTCGTGGAGGAGATGGGCCGGGAGCTGGTCCTTTTCGAGGGCGGCCACGAGCGGCCCAATCTGCGCTTCGACGTCATACCCTGCACGGAAGCGGAAAAGCTTCCCCGGATCGATGCCATTCTCAACGACGTGCTCCCGCAAGAAGGTCCCGGCGGGGCCATCGTCTTCGTCGCAACGCGCAGAAAGGCTGAGGAACTTGCAAGTGGCTTGAAGGAGATGGGCTGGGAGGTGGACTATTATCATGCCGGCCGTACTCCCGAGGACAGGGCCGCGGTGCAGGAACAATTCCTGGCCGGGCAGCTTCGGGTCATCACGGCCACCAACGCCTTTGGCATGGGCGTGGACAAGTCCGACGTGCGGGCAGTGATCCATGCCTCCACGCCCGGTTCCCTGGAGAACTATCTCCAGGAAGCCGGGCGTGCCGGCCGGGACAGGCAGCCGGCCATGTGCTGCCTGCTCTACGACCCGGAAGACCTGAACACGCAGTTCGAGCTCTGCTGCGCCTCGGAAGTGACGGACAAGGACTTCAAGTCGTTGTACGGGGGGTTGAAAAGCCTGGCCGCGTTCCGCCAAAACCCAACGCTGGTCATGACCTCCGGCGAGCTGCTGGCTTCAGAGGAGTTCGCCGCCTACGAATTCGACATCCTGGACGCCAACGACTCCATGCGGGACACCAAGGTCCGTATCGCGCTTTCCTGGCTGGAACGCGGGGGGAAGGTTCGTCGGGGCGACAACAAGACCCTGACCATCCAGGGCCGACTGCTCACGCAAACACGGGAGCAGGCCCTGTCCGTCATGGCGCCTCTCAAGCTTTCCAGATCCGAGCGGGAACTCTGGCTGGGGCTTCTGGACATCCTGATGCAGGCGGGTCCTAAGGATTCGTTGAATACGGATTACCTGTCTGAACGGCTGGGCACGCAACCCATCCGCATCCTCAATGCCCTGAGCGCCATGCGCCAGGTGCGCATCCTGAACCACGACCTGAACATGACCGCCTTTGTACGCAAGGGCATTGCCGATGATTCCGAAACCCGGCTCGACCGGTATTCTTCCCTGGAGGAGCACCTGCTCAAGCTCATGGAGGAGGACGAGCCGGATGCCAAGGCTGGTGGAACGTACAACCTGCCCCTGCGGCACGTTTGCCAGCGGCTCAAGGACCAGGGACTGGGGGACGCGACCCCGGCCCAGCTGCTGCGGGTCATGGAGCTGCTCATGGATGAAAAGCTGCTTCGGATCAACCAGCTCTCGAACGCAACTTATCAGGTCCACCTGCGCCGGGAATGGCGGGAGGTCAGAGACGCCGTCTCCCAGCGCAACCAGGTAACCCGAGTTCTGCTTCGCTTCCTTCTGGACAAGATCCCCGCAGGGGTGAAGGGCAAGAATCTCCTGGTCTCGTTTTGCACGGGCGAGATGGAAGAAACGCTCAAGACAAACCTGGTCACCGGATTGATGACCGACCTGCCAAAGCGCTGCAAGGAGGGGCTCTTCGCCCTGCACCACGCCCGGGCCATCTGTTTGCAGAACGGGTTGTCGATCATCCGGCCTGCCATGACCATCACGGTGCTGGACGCCAAGGGCAGGTTCACCAAGGCGGACTACGAGGGGCTGTCCGTCTTCTACAAGCAGAAGATCGCCCAGGTGCACATCATGGGCCGCTTCGCCGAACTGGGGGCGGTCTTCGACGGCATCGGCGCGGCCCTGCGGTTCGTGCGCGACTACTTCCAGAAAAGCAGTCAGGCCTTTTTGGAAACGCACCTCAAGGACAGAAAGGGGATTCTCGAACTGCCCGTGTCCAAGGAGCAGCATGCGGCGATCCTCAACACGCTGAATCCAGTTCAGACCAAGATCGTCCAGGCGCCTGCGGACAGGAACATGCTGGTGGTGGCCGGACCGGGCTCGGGCAAGACGCGGATCATCGTGCATCGCATTGCCTATCTGCTCAAGGTCCTCCGGGTCCGGCCCGGCAAGATATTGGCCGTGGCCTTCAACCGTAATGCCGTGGTCGAGCTGCGCAGGCGGCTCAAGGAACTCCTCGGCAGAAGCGCCGCCGCGATCCGGGTGCACACCTACCACAGCCTGGCCATGGCCATTACCGGACGGTCCCTGGTCGGCAGCCGGGGGGACGAGACGGTCTTTACGTCCATCCTGCGGGAAGCGGTGGAGCATCTGGCCCGGAACCGGGACATGGATTCGGAATCCGCCTTGGACTGGCGGGAGCGGATCATGGGCCTGGAGCACATCCTGGTGGACGAGTACCAGGACATCGACGAGCTGGAATACGAATTTCTCTCGCTGCTGGCAGGCCGCGGCGAAGCCGATCAATCCCGGCGGCCCTCGCTGCTGGCCGTGGGCGACGCGGACCAGAACATCTACGCCTTCAAGGGCTCCAACGTCCGGTTCATTCACCGCTTTGCCGCTGAATACGAAACCGAACCGATCTACATGGTCGCCAACTACCGCTCCCGAGCCCCGATCATCCATGCGGCCAACGGCCTGATCCGCAACAACCGGGACCGCATGGACGCTCCTGCCGTGCAGCCGGTGCGCCACGACAAGGCAGATCCGGTGAGCATCCTGCAAACCCCCTCCATGCCCACGATGCTCAAGGCCGCCCTGGAACAGGCTCACCGGCTGGTCGCCCGGGAGGGGCTGTCCCCGGGCGACGTCTGCATCCTGTGCCGGACGAACCAGGAGGTCTTCGCGATCACCCGGCTGGCCAGACGGGCCGGCATCGAGGTCTTTCCGGTCCGGCGCAGAAAGATTCCCTTCCCGGCGATCCGGGAGGTCCGTGAGATCCTCGAGCTTCTGCAACGCTGCGGCAGATCCATGTGCACCGGCCGGGAAGTCCGCGAACTCGTGGAGGATCTTGTTGCCGAGACCACGGTGCGCAACACGCTCTGGCTGGACCACCTGCTGGTCATGGCCCGGGACTACCAGGAAGAAAGCGGTTCCGTCCGCCGACCGCTCAGGGATTTCTGCGAATACGTCTGGGATGTCTCGCGGGATCTGGGCCGATTCGAGAGGGCCAATGCCCAGGGCATCGGCATCGCCACCATGCACGGCGCCAAGGGGCTGGAATTTCCGGCAGTCCTGCTAATCGGCCATCCCCGTCTGGAATCGAACATGGAGGAAGCCCGACGGCTCTACTACGTAGGCATGACCCGGGCCAGGGACCGGCTCTTTCTGTGCTGCGCGGGCAGGCATCCCTTCGTGGAGGAAGTCAGAAACGCCGCCCCGGAGTGGGCGTCAATGCAGGAACCCGTGATAACCCTTACTCCGGACGAGGAGCGGGAGACCCGGGCCGAGCTGTGGGAGATGCAACTTGACGAGATCCATCTTTCATTTCCGGCCTCGAAGACCGGACATCCGGGGACTCCGACCGCCATTGAAGCCTTGCAAACCGAATCAGGCGAACTCATGTTCAAGTCTGGGGGAAAGGGTTTTCAGGTCATCTCGAACGGAATTCCGGTCTGCGCCCTTTCCGCAATGGGATGCAGAAAATACAAAACGTTTCAAGACCGCGGCCTGCGCGTGGAACTGATCGTCCACCTTGCCTCCATCCACCGAACCCCTTCGGAGCAGGATCAGACCGGAGGCTGGGTTGATCCGGAACGGTTCCCGTTCTGGCATGTGCCGCTGTTTCAGGTGATTTGGAAGAACGAAGAGTAA
- a CDS encoding M48 family metallopeptidase, producing MPDSSPQIVLVEHAGEHVPVSVDFKDRQRLSISVHPDGSVTALAPTGRSLDDVLTHLNRRRFWIAKQRRYFEAYQPLPVEKRYVPGETHLYLGRQYRLRVHQSDKTFVRLIGRFFEVHIPTPKQPRPIATAMKGWYQAHAETIFRDRLRRCAQNATPLRFGLDVRLRVKPMERRWGSCSKAGMITLNTDLVKMPLHCIDYVIVHELCHLRIHDHSPAFFRMLGQCMPDWQQRKERLESMVMR from the coding sequence ATGCCTGATTCATCCCCTCAAATCGTGCTCGTTGAACATGCCGGGGAGCATGTTCCCGTCTCGGTTGATTTCAAGGATCGGCAACGCCTGTCGATCTCGGTTCATCCCGATGGTTCGGTGACCGCATTGGCCCCGACGGGCCGCTCCCTGGACGACGTGCTGACACACCTGAATCGCCGCCGATTCTGGATCGCCAAGCAACGCCGTTACTTCGAGGCGTATCAACCGCTACCTGTTGAGAAGCGGTATGTTCCCGGCGAAACCCACCTTTACCTCGGCCGACAGTACCGGTTGCGCGTACATCAATCAGACAAGACATTCGTGCGGCTGATAGGCAGGTTTTTCGAGGTTCACATCCCCACGCCGAAACAGCCCCGACCGATCGCAACAGCCATGAAGGGATGGTACCAAGCGCACGCCGAAACGATCTTCCGTGATCGTCTGCGTCGCTGCGCCCAGAATGCGACCCCGCTGCGATTCGGCTTGGACGTGCGACTTCGGGTCAAGCCCATGGAACGTCGCTGGGGCAGTTGCTCCAAAGCCGGGATGATTACCCTGAACACCGACCTGGTGAAGATGCCGTTGCACTGCATCGACTATGTGATCGTCCACGAGCTGTGCCACCTGCGCATCCATGACCACAGTCCGGCATTTTTCAGGATGCTGGGCCAGTGCATGCCCGACTGGCAACAGCGCAAGGAGCGGCTGGAGTCAATGGTTATGCGGTGA